A segment of the Pristiophorus japonicus isolate sPriJap1 chromosome 1, sPriJap1.hap1, whole genome shotgun sequence genome:
TGTGTATTAGAACATACATAGACAATCTATTTACACGTTAATTATTCCATCTAAAAGTGTCTATAGCCATCGCCTTGTGTATCCTGCAGCTTTGCGACTAGAATGTTAAAAACCCCAAGCGGCCAGATAGCAGGATCTCGATAAATGCAAAGAGAAAGCTTGAGAGCATAGAGAGGAAAATGAAAAAAacccacacacactatatatatatatatattacatctctctctctctctctctctctcacacacacacacacacacatgtacacacgcaCAATATACATTCActcccaccaacacacacacacacatatacttccAGCCATTCTCTCGGATTCATAATGTGCCCCGTGCTGCTTTACTCTGGGCTGGCTATTAGGTTTAATTTCGATGCAGAGTTGTTAAAGAAAGCTCTCCCATGACAGTGTGTGCTAGAGCTTTGACCCGGATTATAAAACATTAATGAAAGCAGCAACTGAAATCTACAACAATCTTCTCTAGGCAAGGCACAGCAGTCTTTACAGCTCCACGCGGTGGGCTCTTTCACATCTTCTTCCGAATATTTTTATCCAGATATAACAAGCACATAATTTTAATGGCATGATTTAGAAGATGATGAGGAATTTATACCTTTATATGATTATTAAGACCCCGCTGATTAATGTCCATGTATCTGTGGGATGGGAGTCCCCTAAAATCTATATTGTCGATCACCGAACAGAGAACGACACCACCAGTGAACAGATAACACAGACACAGCTGCGATAGATCTCTTTTATATCACTTTTGTAACTGTTCCAACATAACAACCATTTTTACAAGAATATTCCATCATACCCACAGAACAACGCCACAGTACAGCGTGTTTGCAAGAGTACAACGCTTGTACTTTTTCTAGATGTAGCGTTCCTTTTTTTAAGTCTACAGGTAAACAGGCTTGGCAGTAGTGACAGGAAAGTTTTGTTACATGGTTAAACactggggagtggagctgagttttTGGGGGTGGGGGAACAAACAGAAAATAAAACTATTTTGTTTCCACGTGGAAAGTCAGAGACAatgtggggaggtggagggggggtggggggggggggaggggagcaacTGGTTATAGTAATACAAAACTTTAATCAAGGTCAGTCCTGAACACAAATCAAGAACTTCAATCAACCGAATTCCAGAGTTCATGAAGACTTTTTTAAAATCAAAGAAAAAGGTGTCTTGGACACTCAGACCAAAACTTTTATTTCTACAAAGGCAATGGGAATTGACACAGAATGCACATGTTTTTTTTAGAGGGCCCACTGTGTGATAGTTCCAAAAACACGTTTTCTCTATTAACATTTAGCAGTGCTCTCTTACAATCTGATCACTTTTTAAAACGTCAGTTTCGCCAATACTGCAGGCTAGTTGGTACGCTTAAAGCGACAAAAAATTTCTTTTTTAAAATGTTGTGCTAAAttcttttatttatttgtttaatTCTGGTTTCAATTTTAATTCTTGGAGAACATAGCTTTGACGACATAAATCGCACTCATTATAAGAAGCAAAAGGTTATATCAAAAAATTATTAGTATAGAATCACAGGAAACCTGGTTTGGAAccagaaaaaaaaatacaaaacagaTATAGATACATAGACACAGGACAATTTTATAATTATTTGGAAAATGTTATTTTCCCCCTAATTTCTGATTCTGTTTTTTTAAATGCGCATacgatgttttttttaaatttttacaaAAAAAGGAAAATAAAGAGTAATATTTTACAAAATGATAAGCGATGCTTGTGGTAATTGTGGTTCTACATATGATGCAGTTCAGTTCCTTTTCACAGAATAAATCCCACAGTCAACAGCTTGGCCTCTTGGAAGGTCCTTTTATTTTCACAGATATCATCCTATAGGAACTTTCAAGTCCTTGAATAGAGAGGGAGGCTCGCCTAAAATGCttgtgttttttgttttgtttGGGGAGGGGTGTCCTTCTCTCATCATTGGATGGACATATAAGGCCAGTTGAAGCTGCTCCCCGACAGTAACATATCTCTGATGAGGGTTTCAATTGGGGTTTTACCTACCAAACGGACGAAGAAGAGCTGTTCGATGACCGAGGAGGAGACGGTGCGAAGAGAAGGCAGTCGCAGTAAGAGCTTGCCAAAGCGGCTCGGCTGGTTCGGGTACTGGCTCCTCACATATTCCTCCAGAGCACACTGAGATTTCTCCTGCAGGCTTTCTATATGGGCTGCATCCGACAGGCCACAGGCATCTTGACAGCCGAAGAGAAACAGAATTAGTGCCGCTATCTGTCGATCTTTTGTTTTATTTTAATCCTGGTTTATTGTTTTGATACCAATCCACACacactatttctctctctctctctctcacatacacagacacatatacacactcacacactcttctTCATGCTGGAGGCGGACAAGCTATCTGATAACACGTCTCTTTGCTTTTTTGTTGTAAAAAAACGGTTAATGCAGTCTCTGATGTCAAAAAATATCCAGCATAAGCATTGAATTATTAGTAACAAAGACACTCTTAAATAATAAGTACAGATGTACGCCATTTCCCGCAGAGAACCGAGCCAGAGACACCAGTGTCTGGGAACACTGTGTGATAGATACTGGTACGTGTTATTGTTCCTAGTCCTTTGCAGCATGCGTTACACATACTTCCTATGCATTCCACGGCAATGCAGCCTTTTCCTCAACTCTATTTAATATATGGTGTAATCGTGTACCGAATTAAAATAAAAAGCATAAGTGATAAACAAGGAGACGTGCAGCCCATGCATACACCAGTCACAAAAAGCAAGGCTATCATAATATGCTGCGAAATCTCTCCTTTGTACTAACAGTTTGGTAATATAACTATGTAAACATAGTGGTTATATTGTCTATAACATTTTCCAACTAATGTAGAAATATATTCTAATGAAGACAAAATTAATCCAGTTACTTGAGGGCTGGGGCTTTGCtcgaattttttgaaaaataacatTTACTGAATTAAAAAAATCCAATTTTATATGTGCATGCACATTTGCTGTACACCACCGAGTTTGAAACGTTTTGTAGATCATAAAGGGCCAGATTGTTGCGTTTTCTTTAGGAAACGCTTTTGGACGATCTGTGAACGCTTTAATTTATTTGCTTGGAAGTCATATTTTAGCGTATGAATTAATAAAGTAAAATAGGAAGTTTAGGTCACGACCCAACACTTGGAAAGAATCCAGAATGAGAGGTTGAAAATACTATCCGGAAACCTAAGGTAAAACCACAAAACCCCCCCTGCAAGCTTCAGTAACTTCAAGCGGCCCTCACAAACAGGCCAGCCAGAAAGAAAATGGCAAGAACACCCTCTCGATCATCCAAACGCTCTTCGCTTTGGAAAGCTTGGACAGCTTTGCGAAAGATTTCCCATGAATTCGCCTCTGGCTCACAATCAAAACAAGTTTGGTCAAAActggagggggtgcggggggggggggggtgaaatgttTGAAGAAACATATACAATTTTTATCTTTCTGTAATAATCACATTAGCAATagtttacgtctttttgtgtctctCCCTTACTTTGATTGTTCTATTTACCAACAGTTTTCTCGATGAAGGAATAATTTATCAAGATTCGGGGGCTGTTTAATTTGTAATATTTACTGATCAATCTCCAATTGATTTACATCAGATTATGTTATTTAATAAAACCCTCCTGGTTAAAATAAATCATTGTTATAGCACTTGACTAATACCATCCTATACAAAAACAAGTACCACCCACACTAATCATTGGGATCTGCTTTTTCCTGCACTGTTACTGCACCGAGTGAGCACCGTTATTGATTTCGATCCAATTTACTGAACTTTCTGTCCCGTtcgcctccaccccacccccctccctctcttgttCCCGAACCACTCACCTGATGTGAATAACACAATAGCTTTGAGACAGCTGTATTCTGCCGAGTCGACGTGGAGGGCTTTCAGTTTTTCGACTTGCTCCTGGAAGATCCTTATGTGATCCATGAAGGCAACGACCCTATCTGCAGACATCGGAGAGGCATGGAGCCCGGCTGCAGCCAGCAGAGGAGCCACATGCAACGGCATCGAGCACTGGGCAGCATTGAGCACAAACAACTCACTCCAAGTCAGCCTTAGCAGAGCCACCTGATCTGTGATCTGCAGATCTGGGAAAAAAGGGATATTCCTGGCCCATTCCACGGCGCTGAAAAGCAATCGTGCAGCTAGCTCGCAAATGTTCTCGATCCCCATGATGTTGTTGGGCTGCATACACTGACTCCCATACCGAGAGGTTGGGTAAGGCTCGGCCCGCAGTAGCAAGGAGATGTATCCAGACAGATAGCAATGGCCGTTCAATGGGTCCCCATTCGTCAACGCGTACTGGCCTGGGTTTGGTTGAGTTGGAGGCATTCTTCCTCGCTGAACCGCTGACAGAAAGAGAAAAAAGGAGAGGAAATGTACATCCACAGAGCGCAGTACAACCCACCCTCAGCAACGCGTTATTTTTATTACtattttacatttttttaagtTCACAAACAGGGCAATTTCTCCATGTAACATTACACTATGCGACGTTATAGAAATCAAGCACATGAAAGTGTAAATACTAAACATAGCTTTACCCATCAGAGCACTCCACATTATGTCTGTTAAAAAATTCTCGAACATATAACATTGCAGCAGGAATTGCTGGATTGCAAAAACTCTCCCAAACTGCAACACCCACCCACGGTTACAATTGGAAAATTCTCCAAACATCGAATGCATGAATGCAAACGATTAACTTACAATTACAGGGGGGGAAAAGACCGATGTATTAACCATTTGAATCCACAAAAAATATGCAGCCATGCTTGTAATTGTTAAACTCTCTCAACTTTGAAGCTGCGAGTTCGGCTTTTTTTTTTAGCTTAAGcgaatttaaaaataaatatattttaaGAATATGGCAACTAACttgtttcttttttaaaaaaaacaagcaatcATATTTTACAATTAACAGCTTAGCTCCGTCAACTTTGGAATGACTTTCCAGCCAAAGCATTTAGTCAGATTGAACCAAAATCGCGCAGTGAGAGATTTGCAGCAGAGATCTCACATTTACAGTGATGCGTAATAAAATAAATATTCACCTTCCCGCCTCATCCCAACTTTGAGGCATTTCTTCAGGCGGCAGTACTGACACTGATTGCGGTGGTGCTGGTCTATAGGACAATTCCGGTTGGCACGACATGTGTACGTTAAGTTTCTCCGAACACTTCTCTTGAAGAAACTTTTGCAGCCCTCGCATGTGAACTGGCCGTAGTGCTTGCCGCTGGATTtatccccacacaccacacactcgatgtgctgctgctgctgctggctgGGTTGCTGCTTCTCGCCGCCCAGTTGGACGCTCTGACTGCTGCCTCCGAGCGGGGTAGAGGGCGGCCCGGGCTGGCCCGGGGTCTGCGGGGTGTGGGGAGCACCCGACGCCGCCTGCTGCTGGCCTGGCTGCGCTTGTGCAGACTGGCCGCCCTGAGCTCCGGCCACGTCGTCCTGAGGATCTCGCCAAGTACTAACTACCATTGCCATATCTCGGGCCCAAAAAGTGCGGGAAAACAAGTTGATCGCACGGATTTTTTTTTGTCCTGTTGGTAGGGAGCAGAGTTGGATGGTGGTAACAGAAAATGAAAaaaaggaaagggagagagaggaataAAACTGCGATCAAAgcaacgcacacacacagacagagagagagagagacacacacacacacacacacaaggaacAGTGAATGAATGGGTGAGTGTTGATCAACAGTAACCGAAACAAATGGGGGCCcaaaaaaaaagaattaaaaagaAAGAAGATCCCGATCAGGGTACGCAAGTGTCGGGAGGCCAGATCCAGGGCAACACGCAGTCAGCCATTCAGGAAACCAATATAGGAGGGAACGAGGGGTTAAAGATTATAGGAGTTGGGGGGGAAAAGAAAAGAGACGATCTCAATTcgaaggaacacacacacacacacagagaaaaaaAACCCACGCGATCCGAAGTAAAGTATGACGAGTGTTAAATCCCTTCTTCTCCGGAGAGGAACAGAAAATAGAAGATCTGAATTGTCAGAAAAAAAACTCACCAGGACAAAAAAAAGGACGGTCGACGTTAAAGCGCCCTATTTTCACCTCTCATGCagagtggagagagaaagagaggaaagaaAAAACAACTCATAGAATATGCAAGGGGGAGACAAAATGAATGCGTTTAAACGGGAAGACTAGCGGAGCAATTTTTCCGAAAGGGGGATCTGCGCGAATGTCTGTATATAGTGAACTTTGACACTACTATTGAAACTGACACGTTTCTATGGAGATCGCTGCCTTATATGGAGCTCATGTCAAGGAGCCAAGAGAGGGGCTGTTGGCAACTGATAATCAAAGGCGACTGGTCATAGCCCTGAATTGGGGCTGGGGAGGCTAAGGTTAGCCAGCCTCCTGCACACTATTGGTTAGCCGTCTTATTTATTACCTACGACGCTCTGACAAGCAAAATTTACATTAGATCTCCTGCGCTGGTATTTACTTTGAGACCTTATTAGTATGGGTCGCCTGTGGTCACCACAAAAAAGCAACACGAGGACCCTATGCTTGTAATAAAACAATGCAGCGAGCAGCCTCGAAATTTCAGATTATGAAAAAAAAGTTAGTTGACAATCAAACTTTCTTTTCGTATTTTAATGGACCATTGtctgaaaataaataaataaaacggacaactcatcccttttgtgtcagagaaaaaaacaatttttttgCTGTTGCAATATTAATTCGGTGAGCGACTGTTTTTTATATTTCATTTTTATTCTGTTTTGAATTATGCTTTGATGCCTCGCTACAATGCCGGTGAGATTTCAATTGTGATTTGCAGAAGAGGGAAAGTTGCCATTGTGTTGTAGACTGTGGAGCTGTGCTTGTAACTGTAGGATAAGTCCAGCAGAAAGTGCGGAGATTGTTAACGTGCCTTGTATTTGACGTAAATTAAATCTCAGAACAGCTGTATCCGGCTGCCATCTAGCGTACAGTAGACAATTATCAAATATAATACACACACCCAGCTGGATAACCCACCAGATGGGCTTTTATTGAGGGATTTGTTTAATGCGAATAATTTATTGAATTTTAACGTAagtattttaaacttttaatccaaATGTTATTAACCCTAAAATTTCAGAATTAATCATTATATTAGCGGAACAGATGAAAATCCGATTCAAACAGCCCAGATTATTCCTCGTTTCACAAGTTCTAGGTTACGCGGCTCCACATATATAAACTTGGAGCAACGTTTGAAACTTCAAGATGCAATTTTATCACATATTGTCTTCAAATTAGCCATGACAAAAACGTATGTCTAATAAAAGAAAATTGATTCTCAGTGGCAAACAGCGATAAGTAAGATAACGTACTGTCTATAGGATTAATACATGTATTGCAGCCATTCCTACTTTTAATATTTAGTTTGTGTAAAAATAAAGCGTAAACTCAGCTTGTTGAACCTTTATAActgtttatatattttaaaacaagAAACGCCAGCGGCCTTTTGCATCATTCGACATACATATACGCACACAAATTTGATCAACTGGTTTAATTTTAATAAAATGAATTCGATTCTTGCATGTTGCCTTGACTAAGCACAGTTTACAATCGGATTCCATCCCCAACCGCCCCTATTGTATATGCATTGATGAAGCGCCGTTATTGACTATGCAACAGTGGacctcgtctctctccccctctctctcgctccctaaaTAAAGTCTCAGTCATGTCTTATGATTAGTGAAAAGGTGAAACGAATAAGATTAGAGGGGACAAAGAGAACATTCTGTAAGTGTATCATCAGGCTTTTCCTCCACAGAATGGGGCAGAGTGGACATTGGAAGGGAGGCTGCCTCTCTCTTTGCAACTTGCTTGAAGTGTAAAGAGCTTAAAGCAGGCACCTGTAACCGACGGGAGCGAGAATCGTCAAAGCACGCCAGCAGGCAAGTAACAACTTTACTTTCATTCTCTGTATCACACTCGGATTTTAGCAATGCCGCTCAAAAATAGCCCGTGGCTCGCTGAAACAGTGCAAATCTTTTAAAGTAGGGCTAAAATACTACGCTTCCAAAAGACTGTTGGTGTATTATTGTGCTTGTTAATGCAAAGGAAATAATTATTACTGTATATCGTACAACACGTACTGCGATAATAAGGCTGTTATCGACCGAATATTTTCCCCACGGTCACAGCAGTGTGTTCCAAGCCATTCTGGCGCTTATGAGCAAAACAAGGAACAACGGTGGATTTATTAATATGTGAGTTTGTTCTGATTAGTACTGTCGCTAATCTTAAAGTTAACCCGAGTATAGATATAGAAATATGTATTTGTAGTACACATGGGGCAGGAATCCCTCTCTCCGTGTTTCAATTTATGTGATCTTGTAAAAAATCAAGAGCGGCGTGAAACCAATACATGCTCAACTTGTGAGCTTCAGAAAGTAAGCTTCTCACCTGCTCTATTTGTTGTTTGATCACCTAATGAAAAGATCGATCGGCCAATGTTTGGCTAAGTGATAGTGTCAACAGATAAAGGAACAGCAAAATGATCGACTGGCCCCGGAATACAGACACACAATACATACACTGCTACCACCCGCCCGAGCCCTCAGTCactcagtgctctctctctctctctcactctctttctgtgcTTCTCATTTCAACAAACACAGCAGTGTTTTATCAGCGGGTAGTGCAAAAGTAGTTAGAAGAAAGTGGAAATTCTACAATGTGAGTTTGAGAGAAATGTTGGATTCATTGAGCAGTACAGAgacggagagaaggggggggggcgggttggcgGAGGGAGTGTCTTCAGCGGGAGGTCGGATGGTTTCAGACGGGCCAGAGGTACGGGGAATCGGTGGCATAGTGACATGGAGTCGGTAGCTCTCAGGCTTACTTTTCTGAAGGTATTTGGGAATTCCTGGCCTTACCTATGGAGTTCAGCTTTACCTGTCACATGCAGTTCAACTGAACGACGTTGTTATTCTTGTGCTTTTTAGATTCTGAGGGTAGGAGCTGATTTTCAAAGTACAACCAGAATCAAAAGGCTTCATCCACATTCAGTTCCCATCCTGAAGAATAAACAATTCCCTTATTAAAATTCCCAGTCCTTGAATTTTTTGTTAACTTTTCCCAGTTAAAAGAACAGTAACGTATCTTTCGCAAGCTTTAGATGCTACTTGAATAGCCTTGAATTTATATCAGCTTGCTACAGGCTTCTTTAGATACTTCAAAACACAACCTTGTAAATTTAAAAGAAACATTAATAGTTATAATGATAATTATTATCATACAGTCAGGGTGAAGATATTCCAGTGCAGAATTAATGCATTTTGTTCCCTGATTTTTCCATCCAACCCACCCACCAAGAGCATCTGGTTTGTAGACTTTTGTAAATCTTGGAGAAAAAAAGGCTGGTCTTTTAGTTAGATCTCCTCCCCCCAGTTAGGGCCGCTGACCTGTCCCATTACCCAAGGTTTTTTGCTGAGCTCCCGAgggcaaaaaaaaaagaaagagaatTTTAACTTTTCCAGCTGTATCGAGTCAGCCACGGTGCAAAACTTTTTTTTAGCGCGACATTTGCTTGCAGTTTCACGACTCAAATGCAAACACGAGCCACGAATCGTTTTGAAAGCTATGAATTAAGTGTCTGATCTTTACTTACACACGGAATCTGAAGGCAACTAAAATGCACAGCCAAGACAAACTATGACATACACACAAAGGCAACACACTCAATGTCTTTCTAGTTTACTGCAGCATTTTATCTGTGTCCCACTCTCACTGCTTTGCAAATATAAACTTACTCAACCGAACGTTGGCCTGGTTTTACTGAGATCGCCCGTTGCCTCCCGAATGCACAGGGTTCTTATTGGAGATACATAAATGAAACAGAAATACAGTATACTTCCTTGATTcatcatttaaaatatatatttttcagttTTCTGCAGCAAAACTTCACTTGATTTAAGCTGCAATAAATAAGGTGATTAAGTTACTTAAATGATCACATCCAGAGGTTAATTCCAGAGGCATAACCGAGATGGGCTGAATCCTGCAGAATTTGGTGTTTGATTTCTGTGCCTCGTTCGGCCCAATTTGTCTAAAGTAAGTTATGTTTTATCCACATCATAGAAATTAAGTATGGTAGTGACAGATGCGGATAGCTTTAGCTGTTTATATAAGCAATACCGGCTTTCTGGATATTTTTACTCATCTGTAAACAGGCACGGAGAACTTTTAGGTCACATCCTACGTGTGATAATAATATCCAGatgtttaaaacacataaaaatataCACGAAGCAATTTTTTAAAGCTAACTCTCGTTCTTTAAGTCTCTTGAAGCGTCAAAGAGAAGAGGAGGGGTCCTTTGTCCGAATTCATCCCTGGCTATTCTGGGGGTGAATTTGGTGTGAAAGGGACGAGAAGGTCACTTGACATCGCCTTTTATCTACTGGCGTTCTCTCTGTGGATCATCGGATCTGAATAGACACATCTAATCGTACTTAATGGAAACTTGGCGAGAAAGCGAAAACCCGCCTTTACCTGCATTTACCGTTAGAATCAGCGCAGCTAATTGCCTCACCCTTTGCTTTAATGTAATCTCAAAACAAATCGAAAGCCTTAGGAATTTTTGGAGGCTTTATAATTGGCTTGTAATAAACCCACATTTTAACTCAATCCCCTCTCATTGACATGTCTGGGGTGCTCCACTTGAGCAAGTTTTTAATGAATGTGTAGATTTATATAATAATACCACTGCGGATGACAAAACAGCTCAGTGTTAAAACTTTTTCAAATACTTTTGTTGCTATCAACTCCTTGCATACCTGGTTTCGTTGTTAATATATGTGACCTGGTTCCAACAAAAAACAATTTAACTCAATTAATGTCCTAATCAGGATGGATAAAACATTCTATTCACTCTTTTGGTGCTAGTTCTGTCCGAAAGGGAGTTTATTTGAATATGTAATTTTCTTTTCACTAACAGTAACAACA
Coding sequences within it:
- the nr2f1a gene encoding nuclear receptor subfamily 2 group F member 1-A, whose protein sequence is MAMVVSTWRDPQDDVAGAQGGQSAQAQPGQQQAASGAPHTPQTPGQPGPPSTPLGGSSQSVQLGGEKQQPSQQQQQHIECVVCGDKSSGKHYGQFTCEGCKSFFKRSVRRNLTYTCRANRNCPIDQHHRNQCQYCRLKKCLKVGMRREAVQRGRMPPTQPNPGQYALTNGDPLNGHCYLSGYISLLLRAEPYPTSRYGSQCMQPNNIMGIENICELAARLLFSAVEWARNIPFFPDLQITDQVALLRLTWSELFVLNAAQCSMPLHVAPLLAAAGLHASPMSADRVVAFMDHIRIFQEQVEKLKALHVDSAEYSCLKAIVLFTSDACGLSDAAHIESLQEKSQCALEEYVRSQYPNQPSRFGKLLLRLPSLRTVSSSVIEQLFFVRLVGKTPIETLIRDMLLSGSSFNWPYMSIQ